One Nitrospirota bacterium DNA segment encodes these proteins:
- a CDS encoding nitrile hydratase subunit alpha, protein MAVDDMDFRAKFIQNPRETFKGFGIELPEDVKVGIFENTNKMLNFVIPAHVPERPYAYRHWTNEMFTDLSTIVFREEAPMRYWEEVLMESDEVLNPVS, encoded by the coding sequence ATGGCCGTCGACGATATGGATTTCAGGGCTAAGTTTATTCAAAACCCCAGAGAAACATTCAAAGGATTCGGCATCGAACTACCCGAGGACGTGAAGGTCGGTATCTTTGAAAACACCAACAAAATGCTTAACTTTGTCATTCCAGCTCATGTTCCCGAAAGACCCTATGCCTACAGACACTGGACTAACGAAATGTTTACCGATTTAAGCACGATAGTATTCAGAGAGGAAGCCCCAATGAGATACTGGGAGGAGGTCCTTATGGAAAGCGATGAGGTACTGAATCCTGTCTCATAA
- a CDS encoding cbb3-type cytochrome c oxidase subunit I, protein MDKFVRNFIVMSIVYLCVAALMGVLMLSSPKFLEFKFAHSHFMLLGWVSMMIYGVGYHILPRFSGRPLKSVKIGEIQFWLANIGLIGMAVFYSPCQYVSSCQWFLGLAPVFGFIEFISIALFFYNMLATLLAKTPGQP, encoded by the coding sequence ATGGATAAGTTTGTAAGGAATTTTATAGTGATGAGTATAGTGTATTTATGTGTAGCGGCACTTATGGGAGTGTTGATGCTTAGCAGCCCCAAATTTCTTGAATTTAAGTTTGCACATTCCCACTTCATGCTTCTTGGATGGGTATCAATGATGATATATGGAGTAGGGTATCATATCTTGCCTAGGTTTTCCGGGCGGCCGTTAAAGAGTGTAAAAATTGGTGAAATTCAATTTTGGTTAGCCAACATTGGGCTTATCGGCATGGCAGTTTTCTATTCCCCATGTCAGTATGTATCTTCATGTCAGTGGTTTTTGGGACTTGCTCCTGTGTTTGGTTTTATAGAATTTATTTCAATAGCTCTGTTTTTCTACAATATGCTTGCCACACTTTTAGCAAAAACGCCGGGACAGCCATAA
- a CDS encoding PAS domain S-box protein: protein MKSLENQLRTTSAIQESRISILFDRFSDDVRMIANRPNMKKQLALYAKNRDAESKNNLAKVLNELMGTIPVFHEISLVGINGEVLYSTDNSRIGKQIDSERFMAKSHKECGIIDTIKGKDNNTDIWFSCPLLMDDNLTGFVSAILDGNYLTDITGDYTGLGKTGETVLAKRDENGDALFIIPLRKNKNAAFVLKIPKDDTNTLITQALLKRQNVYSNYVDYTGAEVIGITRYIAQADWGAVVKIDKAEFMEPLVRLRNFLIISYIMLIGFILLTLVYLVKHITGPLTHLTKIATQISEGDISQRIEIKADGEIGILSTTFNNMLDRIKTMHTSIENKFTDLNAIINTLPGIFYLTDKEGKILMRNNNLMEVTGYSSEEINNMSVADFFIEDDKNCANKIFQKVIVTGRADHELLLATKDNKRIPYYFILSLVRQNEKVDIVFIGVDISERVQMENELEEFRQHLQELVGHKTLEIITINEQLEHEIKKRITNENELKEKEELLRLITDSLPVLIAYIDKETRYRFANKLYEDWFGYSNAEILGKRSREIVGQDYYESIVDNLIAALSGQMMQFDRSVRLRNGTLKVIAVKYIPHFDAKNGNVNGIFVMAHDITELKNTELALRESEERFRRIFEDSPIGIAITDSNDYFIKVNNTMCQMLGYTEDEFKTLSYHELTHREYLDEHNELVSKLKKAIIPAYKTEKYYVTKNGEVIWVNVIANLIRDEKGAVVYGIKMVENITHRKEMEKKITSYTEQLESLVHQRTLVLLDSLEKLRSHTNAIIQAMCTAVEARDPYTAGHQLRVSKLSCAIAEEMGLSDEQIQGVLLSSSIHDLGKIYVPSEILSRPGKLKTSEFNLIKEHSQIGYDILKGIDFSYPVAQIVLQHHERMDGSGYPFGLKGDEILLEARIICVSDVVEAMANHRPYRAALGVDKAMEEIAKSSGSLYDSDVVSACVSVFKNGFNFT from the coding sequence ATGAAATCCCTGGAAAATCAATTACGTACAACATCGGCTATCCAGGAATCCAGAATCAGTATACTATTTGACAGATTTTCCGACGATGTTAGGATGATTGCAAACAGACCAAATATGAAAAAACAATTAGCATTATACGCCAAAAACAGGGATGCAGAATCAAAGAATAATCTGGCAAAAGTACTGAATGAACTGATGGGTACCATCCCGGTATTTCACGAAATATCGCTTGTCGGCATAAACGGCGAAGTGCTTTATTCAACTGATAACTCTCGAATTGGAAAACAAATCGATAGTGAACGATTTATGGCAAAAAGCCATAAAGAGTGCGGAATTATAGATACCATTAAGGGTAAAGATAACAACACCGACATTTGGTTTTCCTGTCCGTTGCTCATGGATGACAATCTGACAGGTTTTGTAAGTGCTATATTGGATGGGAATTACCTGACCGACATTACGGGCGATTACACGGGGTTAGGAAAAACTGGTGAAACAGTGCTGGCAAAAAGAGACGAAAACGGCGATGCGTTATTTATAATCCCCCTGCGCAAAAACAAAAACGCAGCCTTTGTTCTTAAAATACCTAAAGACGACACTAACACTCTTATAACTCAGGCATTGCTTAAAAGACAAAACGTCTATAGCAATTATGTAGATTACACGGGGGCTGAGGTAATAGGTATCACGCGTTATATAGCTCAGGCAGACTGGGGAGCAGTTGTTAAAATTGACAAGGCCGAGTTTATGGAGCCATTGGTTCGATTAAGAAACTTTTTAATCATAAGTTATATCATGCTAATAGGCTTCATACTACTTACTTTAGTATATCTTGTTAAACATATAACCGGGCCGTTAACTCATCTGACAAAAATAGCCACACAAATTTCAGAAGGAGATATCTCCCAAAGGATTGAAATAAAAGCTGACGGCGAGATTGGGATTTTATCCACGACGTTTAACAATATGCTCGATAGAATCAAGACGATGCATACGTCGATAGAAAATAAATTCACAGACCTTAATGCTATTATTAATACTTTGCCGGGTATTTTTTACCTTACTGATAAAGAAGGGAAAATCCTTATGCGCAACAATAACTTAATGGAGGTGACGGGCTATAGCTCTGAGGAGATAAATAATATGTCCGTAGCCGATTTCTTCATCGAGGATGATAAAAACTGCGCAAATAAAATATTTCAGAAGGTAATCGTAACCGGCAGGGCAGACCACGAGCTATTATTAGCGACAAAGGACAATAAGCGGATTCCATATTATTTTATTCTCTCGTTAGTCCGGCAAAATGAAAAGGTTGACATAGTATTTATAGGCGTAGATATTTCTGAGCGCGTCCAAATGGAAAACGAACTGGAGGAATTCAGGCAGCACTTGCAAGAACTTGTGGGTCATAAGACTTTAGAAATAATAACAATTAACGAACAATTGGAACATGAGATAAAAAAACGTATTACAAACGAAAACGAATTAAAAGAAAAAGAAGAGTTACTTCGCCTTATTACAGATTCTCTGCCGGTACTGATTGCTTATATAGACAAAGAAACCCGCTACCGATTTGCCAATAAACTCTACGAGGACTGGTTTGGGTACTCAAATGCTGAGATATTAGGCAAGCGCTCCAGAGAGATAGTAGGGCAAGACTATTACGAGTCCATAGTAGATAATCTGATAGCTGCGTTATCAGGACAGATGATGCAATTTGACAGATCCGTGAGGCTAAGAAACGGAACACTGAAGGTTATTGCGGTAAAGTATATCCCTCACTTCGATGCAAAAAATGGAAATGTTAACGGTATCTTTGTTATGGCACACGACATCACTGAACTGAAGAATACCGAACTGGCGCTTAGAGAAAGTGAAGAGCGTTTTCGCAGGATATTTGAGGACAGCCCAATTGGAATAGCCATAACGGACAGCAACGACTATTTTATTAAGGTCAACAATACAATGTGCCAGATGCTGGGATATACTGAGGACGAATTTAAAACGCTCTCATATCATGAATTAACTCACAGGGAATATCTCGACGAGCATAATGAACTTGTAAGTAAATTGAAAAAAGCCATTATCCCAGCATATAAAACAGAGAAATACTACGTTACGAAAAATGGAGAGGTAATATGGGTAAACGTTATTGCTAATTTGATAAGGGATGAGAAGGGCGCTGTTGTGTATGGGATCAAGATGGTAGAAAATATTACGCATCGCAAGGAAATGGAGAAGAAAATTACCTCATATACGGAACAACTGGAGTCATTGGTTCACCAACGAACACTGGTATTGCTGGATAGCCTCGAAAAACTTCGCTCCCACACTAACGCTATAATACAAGCCATGTGCACTGCCGTAGAGGCCAGAGACCCATACACAGCAGGACATCAACTCAGGGTAAGCAAATTGTCCTGCGCCATAGCAGAGGAAATGGGACTTAGCGATGAACAGATACAAGGTGTGTTGTTGTCATCCTCAATACACGACCTGGGTAAGATATATGTGCCCTCTGAGATACTCAGCAGGCCGGGCAAGTTGAAGACATCAGAGTTTAATCTTATCAAAGAGCATTCGCAAATCGGTTATGACATTTTAAAAGGCATAGATTTTTCTTATCCGGTTGCTCAGATAGTGTTGCAGCACCATGAACGAATGGACGGTTCAGGCTATCCATTTGGACTTAAGGGTGACGAAATTCTGTTAGAGGCAAGGATAATCTGCGTTTCGGATGTGGTTGAGGCTATGGCTAACCACAGGCCTTATCGTGCCGCTCTGGGAGTAGATAAGGCGATGGAGGAGATAGCAAAAAGTAGTGGTTCTTTATATGACAGTGATGTTGTTTCTGCCTGTGTCTCTGTGTTTAAGAATGGCTTTAATTTTACGTAA
- a CDS encoding DUF262 domain-containing protein: MKDDDNDRLIADDGSTGIECEDTGDTHKAEPYNPAKVRVSTKPTILAAIRDRLMHNEIDLKPGFQREFVWNETAQSRLIESMMIKIPIPAFYMDATDEDRWLVVDGLQRLSTIKRFVIDKDLKLTKLEFLKEHEKKTFDELPHNFQRRINETEFTVFLIEKGTPGNVKFNIFKRINTGGEPLSPQEIRHALNQGKPADVLAEMAKYEEFKKATNKSIKEKRMADRECVLRFISFYRNYPESYVFKDFESFDYFLNQCMSEIKTLDDDVITDIREKFKKVMDVASEIFGKDAFRKRYDLKHGLNPINKALFETWSVNLARLNDNELDQIKSRAQQLKEIFMKKMNKAEFGNLFASGTGDPTRIKDRFKEIDDIIKEVIK, translated from the coding sequence ATGAAAGATGACGATAACGACAGGTTGATAGCAGATGATGGCAGTACCGGCATAGAGTGTGAGGATACTGGGGATACTCATAAAGCTGAACCATACAATCCTGCCAAAGTTCGGGTCTCGACCAAGCCAACGATTTTGGCGGCTATAAGAGACAGACTTATGCATAATGAAATAGACTTAAAACCTGGTTTTCAGAGAGAATTTGTTTGGAATGAAACCGCTCAGAGCAGACTTATCGAATCTATGATGATAAAGATACCTATTCCTGCTTTTTATATGGACGCAACCGATGAGGACAGATGGTTGGTTGTAGATGGACTGCAGCGTCTAAGCACAATAAAAAGGTTTGTAATAGATAAGGATTTGAAATTAACAAAACTTGAATTTTTGAAGGAACATGAAAAAAAAACCTTTGATGAATTGCCGCATAATTTCCAAAGACGAATAAATGAAACGGAGTTTACAGTTTTTTTAATAGAAAAGGGAACGCCGGGTAACGTAAAATTTAACATCTTTAAAAGAATCAATACAGGTGGGGAACCACTGTCTCCTCAGGAAATCCGCCACGCACTTAACCAGGGAAAACCAGCGGATGTTTTGGCAGAGATGGCAAAGTATGAAGAGTTTAAAAAGGCTACCAATAAAAGCATTAAAGAGAAACGTATGGCAGACAGAGAGTGTGTTTTGCGTTTTATTTCATTTTATAGAAATTATCCCGAAAGCTATGTTTTTAAAGATTTTGAAAGTTTTGATTATTTTTTGAATCAATGCATGAGTGAGATTAAAACATTGGATGACGATGTTATAACAGATATAAGAGAGAAATTCAAAAAAGTCATGGATGTAGCAAGTGAAATATTTGGAAAAGATGCTTTTAGAAAAAGGTATGATTTAAAACACGGTTTGAATCCTATAAATAAAGCGTTGTTTGAAACATGGTCAGTAAATTTAGCCAGACTTAATGACAACGAATTAGACCAGATTAAATCACGAGCACAACAGTTAAAAGAAATATTTATGAAAAAAATGAATAAAGCGGAATTTGGAAATCTTTTTGCTTCCGGTACAGGAGATCCAACGAGGATAAAGGATAGGTTTAAGGAAATAGATGACATAATAAAGGAAGTGATAAAATGA
- a CDS encoding LD-carboxypeptidase, whose translation MKKLSLLPKRLSPGDKIGVVCPSNEIAGQKQTEELRRGIKFFENLGFKVERGKNLCSANPQDRANDINEFFLNPDIKAIFSAQGGDTSERVLKFIDWSAVSENPKIFMGLSDVTVFLNAIYTKTSLIPFHGGDVRYHYGKNPTEYDKTEFTDRLINGCTGKINPSGDRKTIRGGKGSGNLLGGNLRCLLKLVDTPFWPDFTGAILMLEALTMDELRCVEYLKILRQKGVFDKISGVIVGFVYSMEIEKPDAPQMEDILLMETRDYNFPILKVRDFGHGCPNTVLPIGAQIELNADNLTYKIVSNVI comes from the coding sequence ATGAAGAAATTGTCACTCTTACCCAAAAGACTTTCCCCGGGGGATAAGATCGGTGTTGTTTGTCCGTCAAACGAAATTGCTGGCCAAAAACAAACAGAGGAGCTACGAAGGGGTATTAAGTTTTTTGAAAACCTTGGATTTAAAGTTGAAAGAGGTAAGAATCTCTGTTCAGCAAATCCACAAGACAGAGCAAATGACATAAACGAGTTTTTCTTAAACCCTGATATTAAAGCAATATTTTCGGCTCAGGGTGGCGATACATCTGAAAGGGTACTAAAGTTTATTGACTGGAGCGCAGTAAGTGAAAATCCCAAAATCTTTATGGGATTAAGCGATGTTACGGTATTTTTAAACGCAATATACACAAAAACCTCACTTATCCCATTTCACGGCGGCGATGTCAGATACCACTACGGTAAAAACCCTACTGAATACGATAAGACAGAGTTTACAGACCGCCTTATCAACGGCTGTACCGGCAAAATAAATCCCTCAGGTGACAGAAAAACTATCCGAGGTGGCAAGGGTTCAGGGAACCTTCTGGGCGGTAACCTCAGATGTCTCCTTAAACTTGTTGATACACCGTTTTGGCCTGACTTTACCGGAGCAATCCTTATGCTTGAAGCCCTGACAATGGATGAATTACGCTGTGTTGAGTATCTTAAAATTTTGCGACAAAAAGGAGTCTTTGATAAAATCTCCGGAGTGATTGTTGGCTTTGTCTATTCGATGGAGATTGAAAAGCCTGATGCGCCGCAGATGGAGGATATTTTGTTAATGGAAACCAGAGACTATAATTTCCCAATTCTAAAGGTAAGGGACTTTGGCCACGGCTGCCCCAACACGGTTTTACCCATAGGCGCCCAGATAGAACTTAATGCCGATAATCTAACCTATAAGATAGTAAGCAATGTCATTTAG
- a CDS encoding 4Fe-4S binding protein, with amino-acid sequence MKYLSNVSTLEFYADKCTGCGMCVNVCPHEVFEIKAGKAEISDSDKCMECGACVTNCAFGALSVQRGVGCATALINSIIRGGEPTCGCSESSGCC; translated from the coding sequence ATGAAATATCTGTCAAATGTATCAACTCTTGAGTTTTATGCAGACAAATGTACCGGCTGCGGCATGTGTGTAAACGTGTGTCCTCACGAGGTGTTTGAAATAAAGGCAGGAAAAGCCGAAATCTCAGACAGTGACAAGTGTATGGAGTGTGGAGCGTGCGTAACAAATTGTGCCTTTGGAGCTTTAAGTGTGCAAAGAGGCGTGGGATGTGCTACTGCGCTAATTAACAGTATTATAAGAGGCGGGGAGCCAACATGCGGATGCTCGGAAAGCTCAGGCTGCTGCTAA
- a CDS encoding acetyl-CoA synthase subunit gamma, whose amino-acid sequence MEKDKSLDTANLKNECCVPKHSSTGCGCNAEKPVLAVPEATLQHKKWITGTVNTPACIAYKVSTEITKSELLEHLLCRISGFRNSYTVTPGLYAVGEPDQNSHVVVTANYKLTFDKVRESLSGENVWIMVLDTKGINVWCAAGKGTFGTEEMINRILKIQLTSIVTHRKIIVPQLGAPGVSAHTVKKATGFQVLFGPVYACDLKDYIRSGCVATKAMRNVSFSMIDRLVLTPMEIIPSMRIFAVFAVVMFLFFGVSMSGINFATAIKGAFPFFIFGLIAILSGAFITPLLLPAIPFKSFAVKGWIVGIFMVWIFRLLFSWLNSTTFELTVFAYVLFPMISSYVTLQFTGATTFTGMSGVKKELKYAVPLYIASAVISVVVLALYKVNQWRVL is encoded by the coding sequence ATGGAAAAAGATAAGTCACTGGATACCGCAAATCTAAAAAATGAATGCTGTGTGCCAAAACATAGTAGCACAGGCTGTGGTTGTAATGCTGAAAAGCCTGTCCTAGCAGTTCCGGAGGCAACCCTACAACATAAGAAATGGATAACCGGAACTGTTAACACTCCTGCCTGTATTGCTTACAAGGTGTCAACAGAGATTACAAAGTCTGAGCTTTTAGAACACCTACTTTGCAGAATAAGCGGCTTTAGAAACAGTTACACGGTAACTCCGGGACTATATGCCGTTGGAGAGCCTGATCAAAACTCACATGTCGTTGTTACGGCAAATTATAAACTCACCTTTGATAAAGTCAGAGAGTCTCTCAGCGGCGAAAACGTGTGGATAATGGTTTTGGATACCAAGGGGATTAATGTGTGGTGTGCGGCAGGTAAGGGAACATTTGGTACTGAGGAGATGATTAACAGAATTTTAAAAATTCAACTAACAAGCATAGTAACCCATAGAAAAATCATAGTGCCTCAACTTGGCGCTCCCGGAGTCAGTGCCCATACGGTTAAGAAAGCCACTGGGTTTCAGGTGCTTTTTGGCCCTGTATATGCCTGTGACCTTAAGGATTATATTAGATCCGGCTGTGTAGCGACAAAAGCCATGCGTAATGTGAGCTTTTCAATGATTGACAGATTAGTCCTAACTCCTATGGAAATAATCCCATCAATGCGTATCTTTGCAGTCTTTGCAGTGGTAATGTTTTTATTTTTTGGTGTGTCTATGTCGGGTATTAACTTTGCCACTGCTATAAAGGGAGCGTTTCCGTTTTTTATTTTTGGTTTGATTGCAATACTCTCAGGAGCATTCATAACGCCGTTGCTACTACCTGCCATACCGTTTAAATCTTTTGCCGTAAAGGGCTGGATAGTTGGTATTTTTATGGTCTGGATTTTTAGGTTGTTGTTTTCCTGGCTAAACAGCACGACTTTTGAGCTAACTGTTTTTGCGTATGTACTTTTCCCTATGATAAGTTCTTACGTAACTTTGCAGTTTACCGGTGCTACCACTTTTACCGGTATGTCGGGAGTTAAGAAGGAATTAAAATATGCCGTACCGCTTTATATAGCATCGGCAGTTATAAGCGTCGTCGTACTGGCGCTCTATAAGGTAAACCAATGGAGGGTTTTATGA
- a CDS encoding AbrB/MazE/SpoVT family DNA-binding domain-containing protein: protein MCLTDTCCRVEAIVGVDERGQMVLPKDLREKAKIKGGDKFAVSVWEKDGDVCCITLTRVESLVNTIKGQLGTIVKDVT from the coding sequence ATGTGTTTAACTGATACGTGTTGCAGAGTTGAGGCCATAGTAGGTGTTGATGAAAGGGGACAGATGGTGCTCCCCAAAGATTTACGCGAAAAAGCAAAAATAAAGGGTGGAGATAAGTTTGCAGTAAGTGTATGGGAAAAAGACGGAGACGTTTGTTGTATCACTCTTACCCGTGTAGAGAGTTTGGTTAATACTATAAAAGGACAACTTGGCACTATTGTCAAAGATGTAACTTAA
- a CDS encoding CHASE2 domain-containing protein — protein MKFLLLATQRYKRFVPMAALLLSVSLFLTLFIALGSFDIIENRILNVKFQLRPKIKIYPNIITLDIDDKDIDVTGRWPWPWFIHGDIVNFLTEYGVADIVFVNMDFSQGSNNAIDRGSLESVKNRILAGYGKKDIGSTIPDYEEYLSDSLKKNGNACADVDFKIPEPDGKHSVTGTLKTSATTIEKHSLELLSAKTAVEGSKWNFPVATNIIIPKESILKSMACAGFNQIHLSPDGVVRKYPLMAIYQNMLYGSLPLNLVRKLLHTENIYTGDSRYIKLKGKNSFVKIPVDNTGSMNINWAGSYNDTFARLPFSMISELVAYQITKDEIKKIPVAEDIEKYVPLKLSELPYISKEAADKIFARAFAAFYIEQNIVDHGMSEAEALTSMGLDPTDNFWLSMAKQIKFNNYIVKKHVENKVVPPLKDVITDLSLTENDLKSMNLTESYNLIAYHIKRNDVYRVRPLFFVMPDIDIDSKRTVISPLYLKDKIVFYGLTATALTALNPTPYLRHHPMLDLMPNVLNTIMTGQFLTDCPVWLKYSLNFILVVIVLNVVMLFTPIRSGPVTLLVTAVYAMLDWYFFTKQGLLLPTFQAVSAIALAFISGILYKYIRESMERQKIRKMFSAMVSPEVLKMLEKHPEKFNRGGEKKLATMFSSDVSGFTTISEGVTSRELADILNIYLTPMSNIIMSYDGYVDKYEGDAIKADFGIPLDDNDQALKCCLSALYSQEELKVIQRMIAIEYGVMITARMGINTGVISAAIMGSYNHMQYTAMGDAATFAEELEPANKIFDTCIMMSESTYDLVKDHIEARNLGAFERAHAAQSVKIYEVIGWRKDRFLNFWKDKPIPALILNSLSRMRPEKVIGYHDYFSEKDLPGSELLTEIKTMFSELSTVAVQYMKSKDILNITEIEAEIKTLLLKTEGHAVTLSIPIPEPQSTSNVSFTEKRLSELYKEIIKAVPYIKILKDMGERALSDSLYSRVDVLEKRLLSINKRISYATEADKIATELSEHLKTLLNKSGISVDTTAITAEMKTNERIINERLNQFASQLKKRPNEFHELISNFCTLDENKKTLLNIFNMAQQHYYNRNWDEAAESFKHCLSIDPHDGPSAKYLKTTEHLKEFLPDNNWQGIWQE, from the coding sequence ATGAAATTTCTTTTATTAGCAACTCAAAGGTACAAACGATTTGTTCCTATGGCGGCTCTCTTACTTTCCGTTTCCCTGTTTTTAACACTTTTTATCGCTCTGGGATCATTTGACATCATAGAAAACAGGATTTTAAATGTAAAATTTCAGTTAAGGCCTAAAATTAAGATTTACCCCAACATCATAACTCTTGACATTGACGACAAAGACATAGATGTTACCGGACGGTGGCCATGGCCGTGGTTCATACACGGTGACATCGTGAATTTTCTGACTGAATACGGTGTTGCGGATATTGTTTTTGTTAACATGGATTTTTCACAAGGCAGCAATAACGCCATAGACAGGGGTTCTTTAGAGAGTGTCAAAAATAGAATTCTTGCCGGATATGGGAAAAAGGACATTGGTTCCACAATTCCTGACTATGAGGAGTATCTGAGTGACAGTTTAAAGAAAAATGGCAATGCTTGTGCAGATGTTGATTTTAAAATACCGGAACCGGATGGCAAACATAGTGTTACCGGCACACTAAAGACATCCGCCACAACTATAGAAAAACACAGCTTAGAACTTCTTTCAGCAAAAACTGCGGTAGAAGGCTCTAAATGGAATTTCCCTGTAGCTACAAACATAATCATACCCAAAGAGAGTATCTTAAAAAGCATGGCTTGCGCAGGATTTAACCAAATCCACCTTTCCCCTGACGGTGTGGTTAGAAAGTATCCTCTTATGGCTATATACCAAAACATGCTATACGGTTCACTTCCGCTTAACCTTGTCCGCAAGCTGCTTCATACAGAGAATATTTACACAGGTGACAGTCGATATATAAAACTAAAAGGAAAAAACTCCTTCGTAAAGATTCCTGTTGACAACACAGGCAGCATGAACATTAACTGGGCGGGCAGCTATAATGATACATTTGCGCGTCTGCCCTTTAGCATGATATCCGAACTGGTAGCGTATCAGATTACTAAGGATGAAATCAAAAAGATTCCTGTAGCTGAGGATATAGAAAAATATGTGCCTCTAAAACTTTCTGAGTTGCCTTATATATCTAAAGAAGCAGCTGATAAAATTTTCGCCCGTGCTTTTGCAGCCTTTTATATTGAACAAAACATAGTTGACCACGGGATGTCAGAAGCAGAGGCTCTGACATCCATGGGACTTGACCCTACAGATAATTTCTGGCTTTCGATGGCAAAGCAGATTAAGTTTAACAATTATATAGTTAAAAAGCATGTGGAAAACAAAGTAGTCCCTCCACTTAAAGATGTTATCACAGACTTGTCTCTTACCGAAAATGACCTTAAATCAATGAACTTAACGGAATCTTACAACTTGATTGCCTACCACATTAAAAGAAACGACGTTTATAGGGTACGCCCTTTGTTTTTTGTTATGCCGGATATTGATATAGACAGTAAACGCACAGTTATATCACCTCTTTATCTGAAAGATAAGATAGTGTTTTATGGCTTGACCGCTACCGCTTTGACCGCACTGAATCCTACTCCATACCTTAGACATCATCCCATGCTTGACCTTATGCCCAATGTGCTTAACACAATTATGACAGGCCAGTTTTTGACAGACTGTCCGGTGTGGCTAAAATATTCTCTGAATTTTATTTTGGTAGTTATTGTTCTTAACGTAGTTATGTTGTTTACTCCGATTAGGAGCGGTCCTGTAACTTTATTAGTTACCGCAGTGTACGCAATGCTTGATTGGTATTTCTTTACAAAACAGGGGCTGCTTCTGCCTACATTTCAGGCAGTATCTGCAATTGCCCTTGCCTTTATCTCAGGAATTTTATATAAGTACATAAGGGAGAGTATGGAACGGCAAAAAATTCGTAAAATGTTCTCTGCCATGGTATCTCCTGAAGTGCTTAAGATGCTAGAGAAGCATCCTGAAAAGTTTAACCGTGGAGGTGAGAAAAAACTTGCTACAATGTTTTCATCCGACGTATCCGGCTTTACAACTATATCTGAGGGTGTGACATCCAGGGAACTTGCTGATATTCTTAACATCTATCTTACGCCAATGAGCAACATCATAATGTCTTATGACGGATACGTTGACAAGTATGAGGGAGATGCTATTAAGGCTGACTTTGGTATTCCTCTTGACGATAATGATCAGGCCCTGAAGTGTTGCCTCAGTGCACTGTATAGCCAGGAGGAATTAAAAGTCATCCAGCGTATGATAGCCATAGAGTATGGGGTTATGATAACAGCACGAATGGGAATCAACACGGGCGTAATCTCAGCAGCCATTATGGGCTCGTACAATCATATGCAGTACACAGCCATGGGTGATGCCGCAACATTTGCTGAGGAGCTTGAACCAGCTAATAAGATCTTTGATACGTGCATCATGATGTCAGAGAGTACCTATGACCTCGTAAAGGACCACATCGAGGCACGTAACCTCGGTGCATTTGAAAGAGCTCACGCTGCACAATCTGTTAAGATATATGAGGTCATAGGCTGGAGGAAAGACCGTTTTCTTAACTTTTGGAAAGACAAGCCAATCCCTGCGCTTATTTTGAATTCTTTAAGCAGAATGCGCCCTGAAAAGGTCATCGGTTATCATGACTATTTCTCCGAAAAAGATTTACCCGGCTCGGAACTGTTAACTGAAATAAAGACCATGTTTTCCGAACTTTCCACCGTTGCTGTACAGTATATGAAATCAAAGGATATTCTCAACATTACAGAAATTGAAGCAGAGATAAAAACGCTTCTCCTTAAAACTGAAGGGCATGCCGTAACTTTAAGCATCCCGATTCCGGAGCCTCAATCCACCTCTAACGTATCATTCACAGAGAAAAGGCTTTCCGAATTGTATAAAGAGATTATAAAGGCTGTGCCTTATATAAAAATATTAAAAGACATGGGTGAGCGTGCTCTGTCAGATTCACTCTATAGCAGAGTGGATGTACTTGAGAAAAGACTGCTATCAATTAATAAAAGAATATCGTATGCAACTGAGGCTGACAAAATCGCAACAGAGCTTTCAGAGCATCTGAAAACACTTTTGAATAAATCTGGTATCAGCGTTGATACTACTGCTATAACCGCTGAAATGAAAACAAACGAGCGGATTATAAATGAACGGCTTAATCAGTTTGCATCACAACTAAAAAAGCGCCCTAACGAGTTCCATGAACTGATATCAAACTTCTGTACGCTTGATGAAAATAAAAAAACACTGTTAAACATCTTCAATATGGCTCAACAACACTACTATAACAGAAATTGGGATGAGGCCGCTGAAAGCTTTAAACACTGCCTTTCCATTGACCCGCACGACGGCCCCAGCGCTAAATACCTTAAAACAACAGAACACCTCAAAGAATTCCTCCCTGATAACAACTGGCAGGGAATATGGCAGGAGTGA